One part of the Chryseobacterium sp. 7 genome encodes these proteins:
- a CDS encoding T9SS type A sorting domain-containing protein produces the protein MKLKTTLLLVGLFAFLQVKSQYSTGTVPLFSTPGGADLAYSVKIDLTPSLVTLTLIGPSSGWLGMAFNTTNMDDIGKDVVIFDGTNLSDRTFNGQGIVPPLDATQNWTVTSNTVAGSVRTVIATRALNTGDANDYVFTVPPTSPLNITYGRRLSNFTIAYHGSNSCGTTALNFGTLGTNETVLESKKMNLYPNPAKETVSFKNADKIKSIDIYESAGRKVRSVKVEGENISVRDLKSGTYYFEITLKDGTVSYEKLIKE, from the coding sequence ATGAAATTAAAAACTACATTATTATTGGTTGGACTTTTTGCTTTTTTGCAAGTAAAAAGTCAGTATTCGACAGGTACTGTGCCTCTCTTTTCTACACCGGGAGGAGCAGATTTGGCTTATTCAGTTAAGATAGACCTTACCCCTTCTTTAGTTACTCTTACCCTTATCGGTCCTTCTTCAGGATGGTTAGGAATGGCATTCAATACAACGAATATGGATGATATAGGGAAAGATGTTGTCATTTTTGATGGTACCAACTTAAGTGACAGAACATTTAATGGGCAGGGAATTGTTCCGCCGTTGGACGCGACTCAAAACTGGACTGTAACATCCAATACAGTGGCAGGTAGCGTTCGTACTGTAATTGCTACAAGAGCTTTAAACACTGGGGATGCTAATGATTATGTCTTTACTGTTCCGCCTACAAGCCCTTTAAACATTACTTATGGACGCAGGCTGTCAAATTTTACAATTGCTTATCATGGCTCTAACAGCTGCGGTACTACAGCCCTTAATTTTGGTACATTAGGAACTAATGAAACAGTTCTGGAAAGTAAAAAAATGAATCTTTATCCCAATCCGGCTAAAGAAACAGTGAGCTTTAAAAATGCAGATAAAATAAAATCGATAGATATTTATGAATCTGCCGGAAGAAAAGTAAGATCTGTAAAAGTTGAAGGAGAAAATATCAGTGTCAGAGATTTAAAATCGGGTACTTATTATTTTGAAATCACTTTGAAAGATGGAACTGTGTCTTATGAAAAA
- a CDS encoding ankyrin repeat domain-containing protein, which produces MKTIILVLGLFLSSLVSAQDKAKSIFDIARSGTVAEVQVLMKQNPDIINQTNENGFSPLILACYRGNTPVAEFLITHVKNMNYASGEGTALTASVFKGDRNLTKKLLENNADPNVPSSSGVTPLIYAVQSQNKEMIELLLKNKANKTLSDKQGKTVFEYALSSKNQDIINLLKN; this is translated from the coding sequence ATGAAAACTATAATCTTAGTATTAGGACTGTTTCTGAGCTCATTGGTATCTGCTCAGGACAAGGCAAAATCCATATTTGATATTGCGAGAAGCGGAACGGTAGCTGAAGTACAGGTACTGATGAAACAAAATCCGGATATCATTAATCAAACTAATGAGAACGGATTTTCACCGCTGATTTTAGCTTGCTACAGAGGAAATACTCCGGTTGCTGAATTTTTAATTACCCACGTTAAAAATATGAATTATGCAAGTGGAGAAGGAACAGCTTTAACGGCTTCTGTTTTTAAAGGAGATAGAAATCTCACTAAGAAATTATTAGAGAACAATGCTGATCCAAATGTGCCCAGCAGCAGCGGTGTAACTCCACTGATATATGCTGTTCAGTCTCAAAACAAAGAAATGATTGAGTTGCTGCTAAAGAATAAAGCCAATAAAACATTATCAGATAAACAGGGAAAAACTGTTTTTGAGTACGCCCTGTCTTCTAAAAATCAAGATATTATTAACCTACTAAAAAATTGA
- a CDS encoding YceI family protein: protein MKKLALLSILLVSAGYASAQKYSSKTGKVTFEASVPLFDNIFAQDDNNIVILNTDNGEMASVSTVKNFHFKTKLMEEHFNESYAESAKYPKTTFKGKIVNFDKTKLSASPQKYTVQGTLNFHGVDKAVASSATLYTKDGKIYMQGGFVAKPADYKVTIPKMVTKKVAENVNIEYNYVMVKQ, encoded by the coding sequence ATGAAAAAATTAGCATTATTAAGCATATTACTCGTTTCTGCGGGGTACGCTTCCGCGCAAAAATACAGTTCTAAAACAGGGAAAGTAACTTTTGAAGCTTCGGTTCCTCTGTTTGATAACATTTTTGCTCAGGATGATAACAATATTGTTATTCTCAATACAGATAATGGTGAAATGGCTTCTGTTTCAACCGTTAAAAACTTTCATTTTAAAACAAAATTAATGGAAGAGCATTTCAATGAAAGCTATGCTGAATCTGCAAAATACCCGAAAACAACTTTCAAAGGGAAGATTGTCAACTTTGATAAAACAAAGCTTAGCGCAAGCCCACAAAAGTATACCGTTCAGGGAACTCTAAACTTTCATGGAGTGGACAAAGCCGTTGCCTCTTCTGCTACTTTATATACAAAAGACGGTAAAATCTATATGCAGGGTGGGTTTGTAGCCAAACCTGCCGACTATAAAGTGACCATTCCTAAAATGGTTACCAAGAAAGTGGCAGAAAATGTCAATATTGAGTACAACTACGTAATGGTAAAACAATGA
- a CDS encoding DUF5777 family beta-barrel protein gives MTKTLLFLSVFSSGLVFAQEDLLKDIDTVKTNTETSQPAFKALQIVTGQSTKLAAKKEWYIVVAHRFGDISAGFKDFFGLDHASTKLGVIYGISDAVSVSLSRETNMKTFEGAVKYKLVKQSENFPVDIVGYNVMATNTELDKDTYPHLKFSDRLSYLTQALISRRFSDKLSVQLTPSFVHKNLYEPTIENKNQFLAGLGGRYKISKRVSVNAEYFVNFDDHSFYKNPLSLGVDIETGGHVFQLLLTNSQINSDIGYLTNATGTWGKGHIFFGFNLYRVF, from the coding sequence ATGACAAAAACTCTCTTATTTTTGTCAGTATTTTCTTCAGGTCTTGTCTTTGCACAGGAAGACTTGTTGAAAGATATTGACACCGTTAAAACCAATACGGAAACCTCACAACCCGCCTTTAAAGCCCTTCAGATTGTTACAGGGCAATCCACAAAACTCGCAGCCAAAAAAGAATGGTACATTGTTGTAGCTCATAGATTTGGAGATATAAGTGCAGGATTCAAAGACTTTTTCGGCCTGGATCATGCTTCCACTAAGCTTGGGGTCATTTATGGGATATCAGATGCAGTATCAGTAAGCCTTTCCAGAGAAACGAATATGAAAACGTTTGAAGGGGCAGTGAAATACAAGCTGGTAAAACAAAGCGAAAATTTTCCCGTGGATATTGTGGGGTACAATGTAATGGCTACCAATACTGAATTGGATAAAGATACTTATCCGCACCTTAAATTCAGTGACAGGCTTTCTTATCTTACGCAGGCACTGATTTCAAGAAGATTCAGTGATAAGCTTTCAGTACAGCTTACGCCTTCCTTTGTTCATAAAAACCTTTATGAACCTACCATTGAAAACAAAAATCAGTTTCTGGCAGGTCTGGGAGGACGCTACAAAATCTCAAAAAGAGTTTCTGTGAATGCAGAATACTTTGTGAATTTCGACGATCACAGTTTTTATAAAAACCCTTTATCATTAGGGGTAGATATAGAAACCGGGGGACATGTTTTCCAGCTTTTACTCACAAACTCCCAGATAAATTCAGATATCGGATATCTTACCAATGCCACTGGAACATGGGGAAAAGGGCATATTTTCTTTGGGTTTAATCTTTATAGAGTTTTTTAA
- a CDS encoding Crp/Fnr family transcriptional regulator: protein MIDNSFAISKFGFLGADFLSELEKHAVAIDIKAKTEIIREGQKNKFVPFLIKGSIKVFTLNDGRELIYYYIKPKDSCLMTFSSILTDYISRVYAIAEEDSQAILIPVSIMHEWLIKFPEINKLFYHEYDRRFSEVMSMVNDAVFHRLDKRVLNYIKQQISTTGSNPIKITHREIASSLGTSREVVSRVLKKIESEGEIVQTKEGIKVTVNENVRMV, encoded by the coding sequence ATGATTGATAACTCGTTCGCTATAAGTAAATTTGGCTTTTTAGGCGCCGATTTTTTATCTGAGCTGGAAAAGCATGCTGTTGCTATTGATATAAAAGCAAAAACTGAAATCATAAGGGAAGGGCAGAAAAACAAATTTGTCCCTTTCTTAATAAAAGGTTCTATCAAGGTTTTTACCCTTAATGATGGAAGAGAACTCATCTACTATTACATCAAGCCTAAAGATAGCTGTCTGATGACCTTTTCATCTATCCTGACAGATTACATCAGTAGAGTATATGCTATTGCAGAAGAAGATTCCCAGGCTATTCTTATTCCTGTTTCTATCATGCATGAATGGCTCATTAAATTTCCGGAAATCAATAAACTATTTTATCACGAATATGACCGAAGGTTTTCAGAAGTGATGAGTATGGTAAACGATGCTGTTTTCCACAGGCTGGATAAAAGAGTTCTGAATTACATTAAACAACAGATTTCAACTACAGGAAGCAATCCTATTAAGATCACTCATCGTGAAATAGCCAGCAGTTTGGGAACTTCCCGAGAAGTTGTAAGCAGAGTTTTGAAAAAAATTGAAAGTGAAGGTGAAATTGTTCAGACCAAAGAAGGAATAAAAGTTACTGTAAATGAAAATGTTAGGATGGTCTAA
- a CDS encoding TonB-dependent receptor — MKKYIGIAALLGCTIAYAQQTQEGSIDEVNILGRKKIKQERAEFKRHAQSVETLSEEDLNRNNPAAIDQTLSTMSGLQVDKRTNFGGQRLVLRGYGNDQKFNNWGVKAYWNNMPLTNAEGITVLDDVDFAYVTNVEVIKGPAATMYGGGVGGAVRFYTRPDFTKGASVSENAMFGAFKTFQSRTQLNVADDNYSVSAAYGHLETDGYRPNGGGLKNFFNINGTVKLSKKDQLSFFASQAYSYEHTSGQISYDDYYAGIDNGNPAYIRKNSGTKIKSTRVGLSNTVSLTSNLRNYTTLFYYNANTESVSAGAYGITSAPNVGLRSTFTLKNDFKDFENRLDFGAEIQNSVSTTSSYRFTGSETEPLQTTGMAGASYFKYNNNQSTYFVIDYLTYKPWGLTLLAGISGNRTNYDRKDLYALPGLIAGRKDQSFNKKYEMAYTPHFALQKEWKHQIFNLSYSEGYNSPTAASSFITATNTTNDDLKPERARMLDFSVHGLLLNTKLDYRISAFRIDYSDKLTQLVIPNSTTPGQTYWTNTGSQKNTGLEVSVGYQYRAENSFIERIVPFVNLSYYDAKYKDFTTIVGGRKDTYDHKTVVGVPRNKYAVGLDIFTKPGFYLVNTYNYLGNVYTDFNNTNLVKGFGLLNSKLGFKKSFNNFDLDVYVMGNNLTSQINYTFLFLGNSINDSDAGNGYPKGVSTDLNPGPGKAYFFYGFNVKYRF, encoded by the coding sequence ATGAAAAAATATATAGGCATAGCAGCTTTGTTAGGCTGTACAATTGCATATGCTCAGCAAACACAGGAAGGATCAATTGATGAGGTCAATATTCTGGGAAGAAAAAAAATTAAACAGGAGCGTGCAGAATTCAAAAGACACGCACAATCCGTAGAAACCCTTTCTGAAGAGGATCTGAATAGAAATAATCCTGCCGCAATAGATCAGACTTTATCTACAATGTCTGGACTTCAGGTAGACAAACGAACCAATTTCGGAGGGCAGAGGCTGGTATTGAGGGGCTATGGGAATGATCAGAAATTTAATAACTGGGGCGTAAAAGCCTACTGGAACAATATGCCTTTGACCAATGCCGAAGGAATTACCGTATTGGATGATGTGGATTTTGCTTACGTAACCAACGTTGAGGTTATTAAAGGGCCTGCTGCTACCATGTATGGAGGAGGAGTAGGAGGTGCAGTACGTTTCTATACCCGTCCGGACTTTACAAAAGGAGCATCCGTTTCCGAAAATGCAATGTTTGGAGCATTCAAGACCTTTCAGTCAAGAACACAGTTGAATGTTGCTGATGATAATTATTCAGTAAGTGCCGCATACGGACATCTTGAAACAGACGGATACAGACCGAATGGAGGAGGATTGAAAAACTTCTTCAATATAAACGGTACCGTAAAATTAAGCAAAAAAGACCAGTTAAGTTTCTTTGCAAGCCAGGCATATTCCTATGAACATACCTCAGGACAGATTTCCTACGATGACTATTATGCAGGTATTGATAATGGAAACCCTGCTTATATCCGGAAAAATTCAGGGACGAAAATAAAATCCACAAGAGTAGGATTGAGCAATACGGTAAGTCTTACTTCAAATTTAAGAAACTATACAACCCTGTTTTATTATAATGCAAACACAGAAAGTGTTTCGGCCGGAGCATATGGCATTACAAGCGCTCCGAATGTAGGGTTACGTTCCACTTTTACATTAAAGAACGATTTTAAAGACTTTGAAAACCGATTGGATTTCGGAGCTGAAATACAGAATTCTGTATCTACAACTTCAAGTTACCGCTTTACCGGATCAGAAACAGAACCTTTACAGACAACAGGAATGGCCGGAGCTTCTTATTTTAAATACAATAACAATCAATCCACTTATTTTGTCATTGATTATCTAACGTATAAACCTTGGGGACTTACTTTGTTGGCGGGGATCAGCGGGAATAGAACCAACTATGACAGAAAAGATCTTTATGCCTTGCCAGGTCTCATCGCCGGCCGTAAAGACCAGTCATTCAATAAAAAATATGAAATGGCTTATACCCCGCATTTTGCGTTACAGAAAGAATGGAAACATCAGATTTTTAATCTGAGCTACAGCGAAGGATACAATTCTCCTACCGCAGCCTCTTCATTTATTACTGCTACAAATACAACGAATGATGATTTAAAACCTGAACGTGCAAGAATGCTTGACTTCAGTGTGCACGGACTTTTACTGAATACGAAATTAGATTATAGGATTTCTGCATTCAGAATCGACTATTCTGATAAACTTACACAGCTTGTCATTCCTAACAGCACCACTCCGGGACAAACGTATTGGACTAATACCGGAAGCCAGAAAAATACAGGACTGGAAGTCAGCGTAGGGTACCAGTACAGAGCCGAAAATTCTTTTATTGAAAGAATTGTTCCTTTTGTAAACCTGTCTTATTATGACGCGAAGTATAAAGACTTTACAACCATAGTGGGAGGAAGAAAGGATACCTATGATCACAAAACCGTAGTGGGAGTCCCAAGAAATAAATACGCTGTAGGATTGGATATCTTTACCAAACCAGGTTTTTATCTTGTGAATACCTATAATTATTTGGGAAATGTGTACACAGACTTTAATAATACAAACCTGGTAAAAGGATTTGGGCTGCTTAATTCAAAATTAGGATTTAAAAAATCTTTCAATAATTTTGATCTTGATGTATATGTAATGGGGAATAACCTTACCAGCCAGATTAATTATACCTTCCTGTTCTTAGGAAACAGTATCAATGATTCTGATGCAGGAAATGGATATCCTAAAGGAGTGAGTACAGACCTTAATCCGGGACCCGGGAAAGCCTACTTCTTTTACGGATTCAACGTTAAATACAGATTCTAA
- a CDS encoding T9SS type A sorting domain-containing protein, whose amino-acid sequence MKLYPIAAVLLCINMYAQEQNTLKDNQKQLQKMYAKYEKDLKKAHKIAKAAGIPPNLYNEEDYKRTMDPVTGRTNFEGLTKVNQDILTGKYKASHPMSFISRPNTSATSKIVNEPWIERGPYSVGGRTRAIMYDPNDPTGKRVFAGSVSGGLWVNQDPSVASNEWQPLSTFWANTSVSSITYDPNNPQIFYVGTGEAPTTDAVGSGIWKSTNGGTTWTQIFTIPVTYSSSGVRNGNFYINDIKVRNNNGVSEVYAGVSGSYVGISFNDGWQGLSQAGLYKSTDGGATFTKNNSLLALNTTTGVTSTTGYSIQQIEIGADNAVWVSTRSSRFSNIDSGGRIFKSADGNTFNQMYNVGSSGARVNFTLSKTDANKIYAFMQGASSSEPIRIAKSADGGATWLATNDVAPVLTLPTATDTSIPANDFTRGQSFYDLIIETDPQDDNTLYIGGIDLYKSTNGGANWTQISKWSNNNNMAALQVSQVHADQHEIVFNPYNNYATGQMLFGNDGGIYYAANKSTIGSVGGFSVRNTRYNVTQFYSAMLNPVKTPADEELLAGAQDNGSWWLYGVPLANNFLTAQSATGGDGMYTEYDDQDNYEIASYTNNNHYLLTNNAYNLISTSANRSLGHFVNEIALDRINDVFFSYRSGLTLFRTSGLSATATSFTNNTVTVGTAQTGEQISWMKVSPYTTASTSLFVGTNLGRIFKVTNANTTSYAATLLTSPVTGTVSDIEFGANENEIITTFSNYNLTSVFYSTDGGTTWQNKEGNLPDMPVRTVLRNPDNPDEVLVGTEMGVWGTTNFLSLTPEWASVTGNIGNVRITNLDYRPATKTVLVSTYGRGAWTTQNTVTSLATTETKSKKDVNIIYPNPSKGISHLRFDTNRYSTVDISIVDGSGRLVYSKKNVKSDEEFGQKLVPGTYILKAESKGEIVYSGNFLVLGRTGGDDD is encoded by the coding sequence ATGAAACTTTACCCTATTGCAGCAGTCTTGCTTTGTATCAATATGTATGCACAGGAGCAAAATACGCTTAAGGACAATCAAAAACAGCTCCAGAAAATGTATGCTAAATATGAGAAAGATCTGAAAAAAGCTCATAAAATTGCAAAAGCAGCAGGAATACCTCCTAATTTATACAATGAAGAGGATTACAAAAGAACAATGGACCCTGTTACAGGAAGAACCAATTTCGAAGGACTGACAAAAGTGAACCAGGATATCTTAACAGGTAAATACAAGGCCTCACATCCTATGTCTTTTATCTCCAGACCAAATACCTCCGCAACAAGTAAAATTGTCAACGAACCCTGGATTGAAAGAGGTCCATACAGCGTAGGCGGAAGAACAAGAGCAATCATGTATGATCCCAATGATCCTACAGGTAAAAGAGTATTTGCAGGAAGTGTTTCAGGAGGTCTTTGGGTAAATCAGGATCCTTCCGTAGCCTCCAACGAGTGGCAGCCATTAAGTACATTCTGGGCCAATACCTCTGTTTCAAGTATTACGTATGACCCTAATAACCCACAAATTTTTTATGTAGGAACAGGAGAGGCACCCACTACTGATGCAGTAGGATCAGGAATATGGAAATCAACGAACGGAGGAACCACCTGGACGCAGATTTTCACCATTCCGGTAACTTATTCTTCTTCTGGAGTAAGAAATGGTAATTTCTATATTAATGATATTAAAGTAAGGAATAATAATGGCGTTTCAGAAGTATATGCCGGAGTAAGCGGTTCCTATGTAGGAATTTCTTTCAATGATGGATGGCAGGGACTGAGCCAGGCAGGATTATATAAATCTACTGATGGCGGTGCGACATTCACTAAGAATAACAGCCTGCTTGCTCTTAATACCACTACCGGTGTTACCAGTACAACAGGATACTCTATTCAGCAGATAGAAATAGGAGCGGATAATGCAGTATGGGTTTCTACAAGATCTTCCCGGTTTTCAAACATAGATTCCGGAGGGAGAATCTTTAAATCTGCAGATGGAAATACATTTAATCAGATGTATAATGTAGGCAGCAGCGGTGCAAGAGTAAACTTTACCCTTTCTAAAACAGATGCCAATAAAATATATGCATTTATGCAGGGAGCCAGTTCGTCTGAGCCAATCAGAATTGCGAAATCAGCAGACGGAGGGGCCACCTGGCTGGCCACCAATGATGTAGCTCCTGTTTTGACATTACCTACTGCAACTGATACAAGTATTCCTGCTAATGACTTTACAAGAGGACAGTCCTTTTATGATCTCATTATTGAAACAGATCCTCAGGATGATAATACCCTGTATATCGGCGGTATTGATTTGTACAAATCTACCAATGGAGGAGCAAACTGGACACAGATCTCAAAGTGGTCCAATAACAATAATATGGCTGCTTTGCAGGTTTCACAGGTGCATGCGGACCAGCACGAAATTGTTTTCAATCCTTATAATAACTACGCAACAGGACAGATGTTGTTTGGAAATGACGGAGGAATCTATTATGCCGCTAACAAATCCACTATCGGATCCGTAGGCGGATTTTCGGTCAGAAATACCAGATATAATGTAACGCAGTTTTACTCTGCAATGCTGAACCCTGTAAAAACACCTGCTGATGAAGAATTACTAGCAGGAGCACAGGATAACGGATCATGGTGGCTGTATGGTGTACCGCTGGCCAATAATTTCCTTACGGCTCAGTCTGCTACAGGTGGAGACGGAATGTATACTGAATATGATGATCAGGATAACTACGAAATTGCAAGTTATACAAACAATAACCACTATTTATTAACAAATAACGCATATAACCTTATCTCTACCAGTGCTAACAGAAGCTTAGGGCACTTTGTGAACGAAATAGCGCTGGACAGAATAAATGATGTTTTCTTTTCTTACCGTTCCGGACTTACGCTTTTCAGAACATCCGGACTTTCTGCTACGGCTACATCATTTACCAACAATACAGTCACGGTAGGAACTGCACAAACCGGAGAGCAGATTTCCTGGATGAAAGTATCTCCCTATACTACAGCTTCTACCTCTCTTTTTGTAGGGACCAACCTGGGAAGAATCTTTAAAGTGACAAATGCCAACACTACATCTTACGCGGCAACCTTATTAACTTCACCAGTAACTGGAACTGTATCTGATATAGAATTTGGAGCAAATGAAAATGAAATTATCACCACTTTCTCCAACTATAACCTGACCAGTGTTTTTTATTCTACAGATGGCGGAACTACATGGCAGAATAAAGAAGGTAACCTTCCGGACATGCCTGTAAGAACTGTATTAAGAAACCCTGACAATCCGGATGAAGTGCTGGTGGGAACGGAAATGGGCGTATGGGGTACTACCAACTTCCTGTCTCTAACTCCTGAATGGGCTTCTGTAACAGGAAATATAGGAAATGTGAGAATTACCAATTTAGATTACAGACCCGCCACTAAAACTGTTTTGGTTTCCACTTACGGAAGAGGAGCCTGGACAACTCAGAATACTGTGACTTCATTGGCAACAACAGAAACAAAATCTAAAAAAGATGTGAATATTATCTATCCAAACCCGTCTAAGGGAATTTCTCATCTGAGATTTGATACGAATAGATACAGCACTGTAGATATAAGCATTGTTGATGGATCAGGCAGACTGGTATACAGCAAGAAAAATGTAAAGTCTGATGAAGAGTTTGGACAAAAGCTGGTACCCGGAACTTATATACTGAAAGCCGAATCTAAAGGAGAAATTGTATATAGTGGAAACTTCCTGGTATTAGGACGTACTGGAGGTGATGATGATTAG
- a CDS encoding DUF3467 domain-containing protein — protein sequence MDNNQNPQDGNINIELNEMVAAGIYANLALVNHSPSEFVVDFIQLMPGVQQAKVRSRVILAPLHAKRVLSALQQNIANYEQQFGEIKEVEPFVLGGNNVQA from the coding sequence ATGGACAACAATCAAAATCCACAAGACGGAAACATCAACATCGAATTAAACGAAATGGTAGCTGCTGGTATCTATGCTAACCTTGCATTGGTAAACCACTCTCCATCTGAATTTGTAGTAGACTTTATTCAGTTGATGCCAGGTGTTCAGCAGGCTAAAGTAAGATCAAGAGTTATTCTTGCTCCACTTCATGCTAAAAGAGTATTAAGCGCTCTTCAGCAGAACATCGCAAACTACGAGCAGCAGTTCGGAGAAATCAAAGAAGTTGAGCCTTTCGTATTGGGAGGAAACAACGTTCAAGCGTAA